The Leptospira bouyouniensis genome contains a region encoding:
- the rpoB gene encoding DNA-directed RNA polymerase subunit beta has translation MHTRMQIRNRVNFGKITDLNLLPNLIYVQKKSFDWFLQSEVKDPTKRLNQGLEAVFRESFPIESPNNDMVMEYGHYVLGEPKRDPQECKDTDSSYAVPLKAVIRLIIKDTGEIREQVVYMGDLPVMTDHGTFIINGAERVVVSQLHRSPGIFFSYDQVRDTFSARVIPYRGSWLEFEMDNKGILVAKIDRKKKFPATLLVKAMGMGTNEEVLRLFYGSSKMKIAGANPKDLKRLIGRRTIADIINMETGEVMLDAGSKINEDNISILREMKVKDVDVIEFPKGKDNPVLINCLEKDGVNDYEDAVKKFHTIMRPGEPSTIENAEAELKRLFFSPKTFDLGIVGRYKINSKFEFNNPKDFAKAEDRVLRKQDIIETVRYLVMLMSEAENYYPDDIDHLGNRRIRSVGELIANQLKLGFSRVERVIKERMTVQEPEQQTPQLLISIKPITAVINEFFGSSQLSQFMDQTNPLAELTHKRRLNALGPGGLSRDRAGFEVRDVHYSHYGRMCPIETPEGPNIGLILSMSSFARVNDYGFIETPYRLVKNGKVQKQVEYLTADKEEYHYMAQSNSTVDEKGEFTSKLISTRHRGDFPFRSPSEIQYMDLAPLQVVSVSTALIPFLEHDDANRALMGSNMQRQAVPLLTEEAPFVGTGMEARAAYDAGVCIVAKKDGVVSKVDATGVWIKEDQSKEIVHYPLIKFKKTNQGTCFNQKPNVSMLHTTTGGKVSKVSKERIEVTSPNGEKETHELLLSDEVQFHSVVKEGQELGVGAPVAGQIIKGEKYGDFGQILQKGTVLANGPSTDAGYLALGRNVLVAFMPWEGYNFEDAILISERIIKDDVFSSIHIEEFEIQARETKLGQEQITRDIPNLSDKAFRDLDESGVIRIGAEVKPGDILVGMVTPKGETDLTPEYKLLHSIFGEKAKEVRDSSLRMPNGFEGTVIDIKRYSRETGDELAAGVEEMVKVYVARKRKLLVGDKMAGRHGNKGVVARVMAQEDMPYMEDGTPVDIVLNPLGVPSRMNLGQIFETQLGFAAKKLGINFETPVFDGASEGDVHDFCKKAGLPENSKFQLYDGRTGEKFINQVFCGYIYMLKLAHLVDDKIHARSTGPYSLVTQQPLGGKAQFGGQRLGEMEVWALEAYGASHTLQELLTIKSDDMLGRARIYEAIVKGIHSIKPGIPESFNVLVQELRGLALDIIIKDSEGLEVDISDYEDEFSKNKKKIKFETIENV, from the coding sequence ATGCATACCCGAATGCAAATTAGAAACCGGGTAAATTTCGGTAAAATTACCGACCTCAATTTACTTCCTAATCTTATCTACGTACAGAAAAAATCCTTTGATTGGTTCCTCCAGTCGGAAGTGAAAGATCCGACGAAACGCCTGAACCAAGGGTTGGAAGCAGTATTCCGTGAATCCTTCCCAATTGAATCACCAAACAACGATATGGTCATGGAATATGGGCATTACGTGTTGGGGGAACCAAAACGTGACCCTCAAGAGTGTAAAGACACTGATTCCTCTTATGCGGTTCCGCTAAAAGCAGTCATCCGACTCATCATCAAGGACACCGGGGAAATCCGCGAACAAGTTGTTTATATGGGTGACCTGCCAGTGATGACAGACCACGGAACTTTCATCATCAATGGTGCAGAAAGAGTAGTGGTAAGCCAGTTACACAGATCTCCTGGTATTTTCTTTTCTTATGACCAAGTGAGAGATACTTTCTCTGCTCGCGTGATTCCTTACCGAGGTTCTTGGTTGGAATTTGAAATGGACAATAAAGGGATCCTTGTTGCCAAAATCGACCGTAAGAAAAAATTCCCAGCAACCCTACTCGTCAAGGCTATGGGTATGGGAACCAACGAAGAAGTATTACGCCTTTTCTATGGTTCTTCCAAGATGAAGATTGCAGGTGCCAATCCAAAAGACCTCAAACGTCTGATTGGCCGCCGAACCATCGCTGATATCATCAACATGGAAACTGGTGAGGTCATGCTCGATGCTGGTTCCAAAATCAATGAAGACAATATTTCCATCCTTCGTGAAATGAAGGTAAAAGATGTGGATGTCATTGAATTTCCGAAAGGAAAGGACAACCCAGTTCTTATCAACTGCTTAGAAAAAGACGGTGTTAACGACTACGAAGATGCGGTCAAAAAGTTTCATACAATTATGAGACCAGGGGAACCTTCAACGATCGAAAACGCGGAAGCAGAACTCAAACGACTCTTTTTCTCACCAAAAACATTTGATTTGGGAATTGTTGGTCGTTACAAAATCAATAGCAAATTCGAATTCAATAACCCAAAAGATTTTGCAAAAGCAGAAGACCGTGTTTTAAGAAAACAAGACATCATTGAAACCGTTCGTTATCTAGTGATGCTTATGTCTGAGGCAGAAAATTATTACCCAGATGACATTGACCACTTAGGAAACAGAAGGATCCGTTCTGTGGGTGAGCTTATTGCCAACCAATTGAAACTTGGATTTTCTCGCGTAGAACGAGTGATCAAAGAAAGAATGACCGTTCAAGAACCGGAACAACAAACTCCGCAGCTTCTTATTTCGATCAAACCAATCACGGCTGTGATCAATGAGTTTTTTGGATCTTCACAACTTTCCCAGTTTATGGACCAAACCAATCCATTGGCAGAACTTACCCACAAACGTAGGTTAAACGCTCTTGGACCTGGGGGACTTTCTCGTGATAGAGCCGGTTTTGAGGTTCGTGACGTTCATTATTCTCACTATGGTCGTATGTGCCCAATTGAAACACCGGAAGGTCCAAACATTGGTCTCATCCTTTCCATGTCTAGTTTTGCACGAGTCAACGATTATGGTTTCATTGAAACTCCATACCGCCTTGTGAAAAACGGAAAGGTCCAAAAACAAGTAGAATACCTCACTGCAGACAAAGAAGAATATCACTATATGGCGCAGTCGAATTCGACTGTGGATGAGAAGGGTGAATTCACATCCAAACTTATCTCCACTCGCCATAGAGGGGACTTCCCTTTCCGTAGCCCATCTGAGATCCAGTACATGGACCTTGCTCCTTTGCAAGTAGTGTCTGTCTCAACAGCCCTCATTCCATTCCTTGAGCACGATGATGCGAACCGTGCGCTTATGGGTTCCAACATGCAACGACAAGCAGTGCCACTTCTCACAGAAGAAGCGCCGTTTGTTGGAACAGGTATGGAAGCTCGTGCAGCTTATGATGCTGGGGTATGTATTGTTGCTAAAAAAGATGGTGTAGTTTCCAAAGTAGATGCTACTGGTGTTTGGATCAAAGAAGACCAATCCAAAGAGATCGTCCACTACCCACTCATTAAATTCAAAAAAACCAACCAAGGTACATGTTTTAACCAAAAACCGAACGTATCCATGCTTCACACCACAACAGGTGGAAAGGTAAGTAAGGTTTCTAAAGAACGGATCGAAGTAACATCTCCGAATGGTGAAAAAGAAACACACGAACTACTTCTTTCTGATGAAGTTCAGTTCCATTCCGTTGTGAAAGAAGGGCAGGAACTAGGAGTTGGTGCTCCTGTTGCTGGACAAATCATCAAAGGGGAAAAATACGGTGACTTTGGTCAGATCCTGCAAAAAGGAACTGTCCTCGCAAACGGACCTTCCACTGACGCTGGTTATTTGGCATTAGGACGTAACGTTCTTGTGGCATTTATGCCTTGGGAAGGATACAACTTTGAGGATGCGATTCTCATTTCTGAACGGATCATCAAAGACGATGTTTTCTCTTCGATCCACATTGAAGAATTCGAAATCCAAGCTCGGGAAACAAAACTTGGACAAGAACAAATCACTCGCGACATTCCAAATCTTTCGGACAAAGCGTTCCGTGATTTGGATGAGTCAGGTGTGATCCGTATCGGTGCAGAAGTGAAACCTGGTGACATCCTAGTGGGGATGGTGACTCCCAAAGGGGAAACCGACCTCACACCAGAATATAAATTATTACACTCCATTTTTGGAGAAAAGGCAAAAGAAGTAAGAGACTCTTCTCTTCGTATGCCAAACGGTTTTGAAGGAACTGTGATCGATATCAAACGTTATTCCCGTGAGACAGGCGATGAACTCGCTGCTGGCGTGGAAGAAATGGTGAAAGTGTATGTTGCGCGTAAACGTAAACTCCTCGTGGGTGATAAAATGGCGGGACGTCACGGAAACAAAGGGGTCGTTGCACGTGTCATGGCACAAGAAGATATGCCATACATGGAAGATGGAACTCCAGTTGATATCGTGTTAAACCCTTTGGGTGTTCCTTCAAGGATGAACCTCGGTCAGATTTTTGAAACCCAACTAGGTTTCGCTGCAAAAAAACTCGGGATCAATTTTGAAACACCGGTGTTTGATGGAGCATCTGAAGGTGACGTTCATGATTTCTGCAAAAAAGCAGGATTACCAGAAAACAGCAAATTTCAGTTATATGATGGAAGAACGGGAGAAAAATTCATTAACCAAGTATTCTGCGGATACATTTACATGTTGAAACTGGCTCACTTGGTGGATGACAAAATCCACGCAAGATCCACTGGTCCTTACTCACTCGTTACGCAACAACCACTCGGTGGTAAAGCGCAGTTCGGGGGACAAAGGCTCGGTGAGATGGAAGTTTGGGCTCTCGAAGCGTATGGTGCATCACACACCTTACAAGAGTTACTCACCATCAAGTCGGATGATATGCTTGGTCGTGCAAGAATTTACGAAGCGATTGTCAAAGGAATCCACTCAATTAAACCAGGGATCCCAGAATCATTCAACGTTCTTGTTCAGGAACTTAGAGGTCTGGCACTTGACATCATCATCAAAGACTCCGAAGGATTGGAAGTGGATATCTCTGATTACGAAGATGAATTCTCGAAAAACAAAAAGAAAATCAAATTCGAGACCATTGAAAACGTTTAG
- the rplL gene encoding 50S ribosomal protein L7/L12 → MSVDALLEQIGSLTLVQAADLVKKMEEKFGISAAAPVAVAAVAGAGGGAAAAEEPATFNVILKAHGDKKIDVIKLVREITGLGLADAKTLVEAGGKSVKEGVSKDEAADIKKKLEGVGAQVEVAAAG, encoded by the coding sequence ATGTCTGTTGACGCGCTATTAGAACAAATTGGAAGTCTTACATTAGTTCAGGCTGCTGACCTAGTGAAAAAGATGGAGGAGAAATTCGGGATTTCTGCTGCTGCACCGGTTGCGGTAGCGGCTGTTGCGGGTGCGGGTGGTGGCGCTGCTGCTGCTGAAGAACCAGCAACTTTCAATGTTATCTTGAAAGCACACGGTGACAAAAAGATCGACGTTATTAAACTCGTTCGCGAAATCACTGGTCTTGGATTAGCAGATGCGAAAACTCTTGTTGAAGCTGGTGGAAAATCAGTGAAAGAAGGGGTTTCTAAAGATGAAGCTGCTGATATTAAGAAAAAACTCGAAGGTGTTGGGGCTCAAGTAGAAGTTGCTGCTGCCGGTTAA
- the rplJ gene encoding 50S ribosomal protein L10, with the protein MANPSKIEAVSELKSRLEKRPNFILASYSGLTVEDMSNLRAKLRKEGSEMKVIKNNLFLRALKESSEHKNNSIDFGDVYKGPLAAIFSLDALPAVAKVCKDFAKDKKELEIKTGYMDGEVLGKSGVEAIAGLPSKQELLAQVARGINAPATQIASGINQIMASLARAINAVAEKNGK; encoded by the coding sequence ATGGCAAATCCATCTAAAATTGAAGCAGTATCTGAACTAAAGAGTCGTTTGGAAAAACGACCAAACTTTATTTTAGCATCTTACAGCGGTTTAACTGTTGAAGATATGTCCAACCTTCGTGCGAAACTTCGCAAGGAAGGATCGGAGATGAAGGTAATCAAAAACAACCTTTTCCTCCGTGCATTAAAAGAGTCTTCTGAACATAAAAACAACTCCATTGACTTTGGAGATGTTTACAAAGGACCACTTGCAGCGATTTTCTCTCTGGATGCACTTCCAGCAGTAGCAAAAGTTTGTAAGGACTTTGCAAAAGATAAGAAGGAACTCGAAATCAAAACCGGCTATATGGACGGTGAGGTTTTGGGAAAATCTGGAGTAGAAGCGATTGCTGGACTTCCGTCCAAACAAGAACTTCTTGCGCAAGTGGCTCGTGGGATCAATGCTCCTGCAACGCAAATTGCTTCTGGAATCAATCAAATCATGGCATCATTGGCTCGCGCCATCAATGCTGTAGCCGAGAAAAACGGCAAATAG
- the rplA gene encoding 50S ribosomal protein L1: protein MKRGKKYIQLKEKVDRTKAYTLGEAVGLAKATSYSKFDGTLEISTKINYKSLQNVRGTISLPHGTGKTIKVLVFCKGDKQNEAREAGADFVGDMDLIEKVSGGWTDFDACVATPDMMKEVGKLGPVLGRKGLMPKPKAGTVTTDVSKAVKELKAGRIEYRPDKGGVVHLGVGKCSFSDDKLSDNINAVVAALMKDKPSDAKGDYLKSFSVAATMGIGVKVDVKELVNANI from the coding sequence ATGAAACGCGGCAAAAAATACATCCAACTCAAAGAGAAAGTCGATCGCACAAAGGCTTATACCCTTGGTGAGGCAGTCGGTTTAGCGAAAGCGACCAGTTACTCAAAGTTCGACGGAACTTTAGAGATCTCGACAAAAATCAATTATAAGTCTCTTCAAAACGTAAGAGGGACAATTTCTCTTCCACACGGAACAGGAAAAACCATTAAAGTTTTGGTTTTCTGCAAAGGAGACAAACAAAACGAAGCGAGAGAGGCGGGAGCTGATTTCGTTGGTGATATGGACTTAATCGAAAAAGTATCCGGTGGTTGGACTGATTTTGATGCTTGCGTGGCGACTCCTGACATGATGAAAGAAGTGGGTAAACTTGGTCCAGTTCTTGGTCGTAAAGGCCTTATGCCAAAACCAAAAGCAGGTACAGTCACAACTGATGTATCAAAAGCAGTGAAAGAACTCAAAGCGGGTAGAATTGAATACCGCCCTGACAAAGGGGGAGTGGTTCACTTAGGCGTAGGGAAATGTTCCTTCTCTGACGACAAACTTTCTGATAACATCAATGCTGTTGTTGCAGCCCTTATGAAAGACAAACCTTCCGATGCGAAGGGAGATTACCTTAAGTCTTTCTCAGTAGCAGCAACGATGGGAATCGGCGTAAAAGTCGATGTAAAAGAACTAGTAAACGCGAACATATAA
- the rplK gene encoding 50S ribosomal protein L11 translates to MAAKKVVKQIKLQVEAGKANPAPPVGPALGQAGLNIMEFCKQFNERSKNQMGLKLPVVITVYSDRSFTFVTKSPPAALLVMKALGLQGGSATPHTVKVGTIKRAQLEEIAKTKMEDLNANDLDAAVKIIAGTCRSMGVNVE, encoded by the coding sequence ATGGCTGCAAAGAAAGTAGTAAAACAAATTAAACTCCAAGTAGAAGCGGGGAAAGCAAACCCAGCTCCTCCGGTAGGTCCCGCACTTGGTCAGGCCGGACTCAATATTATGGAATTTTGTAAACAGTTCAATGAGAGATCAAAAAACCAAATGGGACTCAAACTCCCAGTGGTGATCACTGTTTACTCTGACAGAAGTTTTACTTTCGTCACTAAATCACCTCCAGCTGCCCTTCTTGTGATGAAGGCTCTTGGACTCCAAGGTGGATCTGCTACTCCTCACACAGTGAAAGTAGGAACGATCAAACGCGCACAACTAGAAGAAATTGCAAAAACGAAGATGGAAGACCTCAATGCGAACGACTTAGATGCAGCAGTGAAAATCATTGCTGGAACTTGCCGATCCATGGGCGTTAACGTCGAGTAA
- the nusG gene encoding transcription termination/antitermination protein NusG, with protein MGDSLDKKWYVLQTYSGHENKVKTNIEKMVQQQKLEDQIFAVKIPSMEVAEMKNGKKKVTKKKLMPGYVLVEMNMTDDLRFKIQNLPSVSTFVGGKGKGPEPLSLDEIKNLFSDVGSVESEEVSRPRFLFKVGETLKIIDGPFANFTGLVDEIFPDKGRLRVRVEIFGRSTPVELDYLQVKSEQ; from the coding sequence GTGGGCGATTCTTTAGATAAAAAATGGTATGTGCTTCAGACTTATTCCGGTCACGAGAATAAGGTGAAGACAAACATTGAAAAGATGGTCCAACAACAAAAGCTGGAAGACCAAATTTTCGCAGTGAAAATTCCTTCAATGGAAGTTGCCGAAATGAAAAACGGCAAAAAGAAGGTCACTAAGAAAAAACTCATGCCTGGTTACGTTCTCGTTGAGATGAACATGACCGATGACCTTCGATTTAAAATCCAGAATTTACCTTCTGTGTCTACATTTGTAGGCGGAAAGGGAAAAGGTCCGGAGCCACTTTCACTTGATGAGATTAAAAATCTCTTCAGTGATGTGGGAAGTGTGGAATCTGAAGAAGTATCAAGACCACGTTTCCTCTTCAAAGTGGGAGAAACATTAAAAATTATAGATGGTCCATTTGCAAATTTCACAGGACTTGTCGATGAAATTTTCCCTGATAAGGGAAGGCTTCGTGTCCGTGTTGAAATTTTTGGAAGATCCACTCCAGTCGAGTTGGATTACCTCCAAGTAAAATCGGAACAATAG
- the secE gene encoding preprotein translocase subunit SecE, whose protein sequence is MKATSFIQECKAELEKVHWPTRQEVVSSTVVVLVTVFIFSLFLSASDFVFLKLLKWFWALGT, encoded by the coding sequence ATGAAAGCTACGAGTTTCATTCAGGAATGTAAAGCAGAACTTGAAAAAGTACATTGGCCTACGCGCCAAGAAGTGGTGAGTTCTACCGTTGTAGTCCTAGTTACAGTATTTATCTTTTCCCTATTTTTATCAGCTTCGGATTTTGTATTCTTGAAACTGTTAAAGTGGTTCTGGGCATTAGGAACATAG
- a CDS encoding histidine kinase gives MAKPFVELEAQIPDLVKAKSKIVVRSSRMNRQLEQYVLGLITNILSEVGQSQFVEMLYTISKELTINGIKANQKRVFFEDEGLDITDETDYFKGIKEYSKKFSEKMADEYGKRCLARGVYVQIKFHYCLDGLLVEVTNNTPVIKTEEVRMREKMKKSMGYNDIAEFYMDNMDNTEGAGLGIALIMILLKNEGVDPNLFRIITHSDRTVARVEIPFNDNYVSFRSAELAEI, from the coding sequence GTGGCGAAACCATTTGTTGAATTAGAAGCACAAATTCCAGATTTAGTAAAGGCAAAATCGAAAATTGTCGTCCGTTCTTCTCGGATGAATCGCCAACTCGAACAGTACGTGCTTGGGCTCATCACGAACATCCTAAGTGAAGTTGGCCAATCCCAATTTGTGGAGATGTTATACACGATCTCAAAAGAACTTACCATCAATGGAATCAAAGCCAACCAAAAACGAGTTTTCTTTGAAGACGAAGGTCTAGATATCACAGACGAAACCGACTACTTCAAAGGGATCAAAGAGTATTCGAAAAAGTTCTCTGAAAAAATGGCTGATGAATATGGAAAACGATGCCTCGCACGAGGTGTCTATGTTCAAATCAAATTCCATTACTGTTTGGATGGACTACTTGTGGAAGTCACAAACAACACTCCTGTCATCAAAACCGAAGAAGTTCGGATGAGGGAAAAAATGAAGAAGTCCATGGGATATAATGACATTGCCGAATTCTATATGGACAATATGGACAACACGGAAGGTGCGGGACTTGGAATTGCCCTCATCATGATTCTACTTAAAAACGAAGGTGTTGACCCTAACCTATTTCGAATCATCACACATTCTGATCGAACCGTAGCAAGGGTCGAAATTCCGTTTAACGATAATTATGTGTCGTTCAGAAGTGCAGAACTAGCAGAAATATAA
- a CDS encoding SDR family NAD(P)-dependent oxidoreductase: MELKGANILVTGSAGGLGKAMAYRLGKSGANIILSDIQKDKLDETVSLFQKEGIKTTGIVANVAKEEDSIRLIEEATAFQGSLDVAILNAGILRDGLLIRVDKETGKVKGKMSIDQWQSVIDVNLTGVFLTAREAAAKMVEQKKGVIIPIASIAMHGNSGQTNYSAAKAGVAAMTVTWSKELAKFGIRVAGIAPGFIGTEMVLKDMNPEALEKWKSIIPVGRLGEPDEIASTAEFIITNDLVTGVVLEISGGVRI; the protein is encoded by the coding sequence ATGGAATTAAAAGGTGCAAACATTCTCGTCACCGGATCTGCCGGTGGACTCGGAAAGGCGATGGCATACCGACTCGGTAAGTCAGGTGCCAATATCATTCTCTCAGACATCCAAAAAGACAAATTGGACGAAACCGTATCCCTCTTCCAAAAAGAAGGAATCAAAACAACGGGGATCGTTGCCAATGTTGCCAAAGAAGAAGATAGCATTCGACTCATTGAAGAAGCGACTGCATTTCAAGGTAGCCTCGACGTGGCAATTCTAAACGCAGGGATTTTACGTGATGGTCTTCTCATTCGCGTAGACAAAGAAACTGGCAAAGTCAAAGGAAAGATGAGCATTGACCAATGGCAATCGGTGATTGATGTCAATTTAACAGGAGTCTTCCTGACTGCCAGAGAAGCTGCTGCAAAAATGGTGGAACAAAAAAAGGGAGTCATCATCCCTATTGCCTCCATTGCAATGCATGGAAATTCAGGACAAACCAATTACAGTGCTGCAAAAGCTGGTGTTGCTGCCATGACTGTAACTTGGTCAAAAGAACTAGCTAAGTTTGGAATTCGAGTGGCAGGGATTGCGCCAGGTTTCATTGGTACCGAAATGGTATTAAAAGATATGAACCCAGAAGCGCTTGAAAAATGGAAATCGATTATCCCAGTTGGAAGGCTTGGTGAACCAGATGAGATAGCGTCCACTGCTGAGTTTATCATTACGAATGATCTCGTTACTGGAGTGGTTTTAGAAATCTCAGGTGGAGTTCGAATCTAA
- a CDS encoding ArsR/SmtB family transcription factor, which produces MKIKTELSKQQLEQAIKGIQGIAHPIRLLILYTLAKEEKTVGELVELLGTSQSAASQHLSKMKNNGILESRKSSNQVFYRLKDAKFKDLIQTIVKVYKK; this is translated from the coding sequence ATGAAAATAAAAACAGAACTTTCGAAACAACAATTGGAACAAGCGATCAAAGGAATACAGGGGATTGCCCACCCAATTCGCTTACTCATCCTTTATACTTTAGCCAAAGAAGAAAAAACCGTAGGCGAACTTGTTGAATTACTTGGAACAAGCCAGTCAGCGGCTTCCCAACACTTAAGCAAGATGAAAAACAATGGTATCTTGGAATCGAGAAAGTCTTCGAACCAAGTGTTCTATCGTTTGAAAGATGCTAAGTTTAAGGATCTTATCCAAACGATTGTAAAAGTGTATAAAAAGTAA
- the rfaD gene encoding ADP-glyceromanno-heptose 6-epimerase — protein MGKKLTLVTGGAGLIGSQIIEDLNHNGNTDILVVDHLGTSEKWKNLQRNFFSDYYEKDKFESFLDSGHSILSEISEIYHLGACSATTEKDATYLIQNNFHYTKKLAEFAVEKNIPFLYASSAATYGEGEFGYDDKAPIENLKPLNMYGYSKHLFDLYAKKTKIADKLIGLKYFNVFGYGEAHKAEMRSLVLKGYEQIRDTGKLKLFKSYKPEYKDGEQKRDFLYVKDASKISIYLLSERKYGLYNVGRGMAETWNDLASALFKAMNTPINIEYVEMPESLQGKYQYYTCANMEKLTKVGYPFGFTNLQDSIAEYVRLLKLEAK, from the coding sequence ATGGGAAAAAAACTAACTTTAGTCACTGGCGGTGCGGGTCTCATTGGCTCGCAAATCATTGAAGACCTTAACCACAATGGAAACACTGATATCTTGGTTGTTGACCATTTGGGAACATCAGAAAAATGGAAGAACTTACAGAGGAATTTTTTTTCTGATTATTATGAAAAAGATAAGTTTGAGTCGTTTTTGGACTCGGGACATTCAATCCTATCCGAGATTTCCGAAATCTATCATTTAGGTGCCTGCTCTGCCACGACAGAAAAAGACGCTACCTACTTAATTCAGAATAACTTTCATTATACGAAAAAACTCGCTGAATTCGCTGTAGAAAAAAATATTCCATTTTTATATGCATCCAGCGCAGCAACCTACGGAGAAGGGGAATTTGGTTATGATGACAAAGCTCCCATTGAAAACCTAAAACCTTTGAATATGTATGGTTATTCCAAACATCTTTTTGATTTGTATGCCAAAAAAACAAAAATTGCAGACAAACTCATCGGTCTTAAGTATTTTAATGTCTTTGGTTACGGTGAAGCACATAAGGCTGAAATGAGAAGTCTTGTTTTAAAAGGTTACGAACAAATCCGAGATACTGGAAAATTAAAACTTTTTAAATCCTACAAACCGGAATACAAAGATGGGGAACAAAAACGAGATTTTTTATATGTGAAGGATGCAAGTAAAATTAGTATTTATCTACTTAGTGAGAGAAAGTATGGACTTTACAATGTTGGCCGTGGGATGGCGGAAACTTGGAATGATTTAGCTTCCGCTTTGTTTAAAGCCATGAATACCCCAATAAACATCGAATATGTGGAAATGCCGGAATCACTCCAAGGCAAATACCAATACTACACATGCGCCAATATGGAAAAGTTAACAAAAGTAGGGTATCCCTTCGGTTTTACAAACCTCCAGGATTCAATTGCAGAATATGTTCGCCTCTTAAAGTTAGAAGCGAAATAA